Genomic DNA from Ctenopharyngodon idella isolate HZGC_01 chromosome 1, HZGC01, whole genome shotgun sequence:
ctcaaagatgcactagtcctcaacacctaAGAGACTTGCCAGTCAAAATAAACAATTGATTTGTTAGatgagaaatatttattttctaaaatcaaaataaatctgaacacctcaatattgcaataaatcaaggttgacacaacagcctcttaaacgtctacaaactctcaaatctcagttaagctcaagtgcacaaaaaggCCATAAGGAACCCAATATCCTTTAAAAAGGTCTTTTgtcaatatagtggataaataaaataagtaaaattaaatagtcaaagtctacttgCGCTGGATGTGCTGATTTCATCCTTATCACCGGCTGCAGTCATGACCTCATCTCTTAAATCAAACACCTGTGATTCAGCAACTCACTGCTAATGCACTCGCATTCatgtaaagtagccttgttgacaagtcTGGGTGAGTAAAAGTAgaatgcacaagatatagtaccttcaatgcccttagatggcgataACGCTTCTTcatagcagaaataaactgctgcagaaaaagttaggtgccatgcaaaatgtaatgtgtaattgcattagTTATGTTAATATTCGATTTAATAATGCAGTGTGCAATATGCTTTATCAAGTTACGAGTTGCTGCACACTGCCTGCCAGTATATATGCATTGGGCAATTTTCAGCATTAGTCTCATTTCTTAAATATGTATGTCTCTCTGTACAGGAAACTAATTACTGTAGACTCCCTAACATGTGAAAATGTGTTGTACTGGAGAGCATTGTGTGAGTTTGTCAAGAGTAGAGgagatgagggtgaggaattactGGAGAAGTTACTTCCTGAGGCAGCCATCTTTGCAGAGTATCTATACAGGTGAATGTGTGCTACACTTATGTTTCTTGTAACACTTTTAATTGGGTTAATTATAATTCTTCcatttttgatttttctttttgaattcaGTTTATATTGTCAAACATTTGCAAATGATAACCCAGCTAAATAAGGAAGCCTTTTTGTTTCAGCTATCTAAAGAGCATTTCTCAGCTGTCTGAGGAGCAAAGAGCTGATATGACACAGCTTGAGATGGTGATGACCCAAGAGTTTGTTGGACAGCAGCTGATTCTGCTAGTCGGGTGTCTGGACACTTCTGAAGAAGGCGGCAGGTCTGAGTTTTCAATACTCTGATTTCTTGCTGATCAGTGTAGAAGAAACATCCTAGACTTGTCTTCAGTTCTTGATAGTCCATTTCCTCCCTTCATGTCTGTATTAAACACCTTTTAAAAGgccgttttattttttaactgcaTGTTtagtttacattaaaaatgtaggTATCACTTTATTTTACTATCCTGATTCCCATGtgcatactatgtacttattatagtaattgcaataacttggtaataactaggtactaaccttgaacctacccctaaacctaaccttaacccatgtagttaccttatgttacccagtactttcttagtAGGGCTGGACGGTTatggcctaaaatcaaaacctcgattaattgaacattttacctcgattacaaTTAATaaacgattattttgtttgtttttgttttttgccctcatagttcactgacaatgtttgtactgtaaatagcATTGACTgtttaaaggtgggatattttttcctattgaaagaaTGATCTGACATagcagctcactttcagcagttattttatctatagttcataacatttcttacagatttctgctcgttgtaaatcagataaagataaattagcacagtaccagtacgtAATGAGTGATTGCATGTGTAAATTAGTCATACCATCTCTCTaataattgtgaagctgtgggttgtaaatagttccttcaaaaatagaaaaatatatgctataagttttgagtttctaagctactttagtggtaaatcacaggacaacgctgacaactagtttctgcgttcctctctgtgcgcgcgatcttcacgttttgcgcagctactgtttgtatgagtgtttgTGCCACATTGCAGCTGCGCAAGCACGGTAGCTCGATATAATACACATCCGATCATCTAcaatcgcttgaatgtccaaactgtcaaaccttaaaacacatacaactgacaaagtttagtgaagatgCAAGGCTCACCGCTCGCGCGCCGTCTCTGTGTGTTGACTCAGCGTTCACCTCTGTGTTGCTTTTGATGCCACTGACTGGACAGGGTAGAGTCATGTGGCTATACACGCAGTATTATGTTTTTAAGGGAGAcatattaacaggattaaaaaaacaaaataaccgacatgggaaaattaagTCGGtcagaggttctgaatttcggtttcgattacatttcgattaatcgtccagccctaattCTTAGGTAAATACACTGTAAGGACATGTGcaagtactgtaaaataaagtgcaaccaaaatGTGTTAGTTTTAATCTTGCCATGAACCGTTGTAGGAAGCGCATGGTAGCAGTGCTCCAGGAGATTCTGGTGATGCCCAACACACCCACGTCTCTGATTGGTCTGCTGGTGGAGAAACTGATTGGCATTCTACGAGATGACGCACAGAAAATTCAGATGGTCAGTCCTTGTGGGAACAtcatactctttttttttttttttttttttttttttttttttaaatcatctgTTTGTGGCAGCCTGGGATTGTCAGTGTAGTCTTCTCAGATGGAGTATGTTCTTTTCTTTGGCTGTGTCAACGTTGAAACTGACCTAAATCGGGTGTCACCAAAAATCTGATTTAAGTATTTTTCACACATGCAACAAGATTAATCAGTGACAGATGGCTGAAAAAACGTAATTGGTTGATTTATGTAAATGTGACCTTTGAGATCTGCCAATTTATGCAGTCAAGTGTCTCTACAGCAGTTCACTGAGGGTTTAATTGTTATGTATGTGTGCGTTTATTTTAATCAGGTTGCTGAAATAATCTCTGATGTGAGAGAGCCCATTTTGCCCATCTCTGAACCTGTGGATGAGAATGAGAAACGCAGAAAACAAGTTAGAGTGAGTAAAACTTCATAAACCACTGGTTAGTGGCATCAACCTATTGCATTAGAttggcattttaaaatatttttctatagCTAGCTGAGGTGCGAGTGCAGATAATGGAGGCAAAGCAGACTCTAGAAGAGTGCATCAACTGTCAGGACTTCAGTCGTGCAGCTGAGCTGAAAGACTCCATCTCTCAGCTGGAAGAGCTCAAGAACCAGCTTGCTCTTGAGGCTTCACAACTTGCTGAAAATATCAAGGAGCAGCGTGTGGAGAAGGTACAAATTTACAAGGATAATcacatacatatttataaaaaaaaaaaaaaaaaaaaaaaaaaaattaatacattcaGCAAGCAagcatttgtttaataaaaaatgacagtaaatacaatttataatgttttaaataaatgatgttcttttgaactttttttattaaagaattctgaaaaatgaTGCATCACATGAtgtatcacaaaaatatttagtagtaGTAACTGTTTTCAGCTGTTATTAATAAGAATCTTATTTGAGCACAaacggcatattagaatgatttctgaatgatcgtATGACTGTAGACTGGAATAATAGTTCAATAATTAACAATAATCAtggtaataaattacattttaaaatagttctTCCAACAAATATTTCctgatacattattaaaatcaaaagttgtatttgttaacattagttaatgcacactgtgaagtaacatgaacaaagattaataaatactgtattgcacattgttagttcatgttagttaatttattaacaGGGCTCGAAACTAACTTTTTTACTTTGTAGCAGCTTCAAAAAGTTAGGAGTATCAGCAAAAACATACCAAAAACCCACCGAAAATTAAGGGTGCTGAAGCACCACAACTACAAATTCACTCTCCgacagtgtgtttgtttttgttgttttttttgtttttgttttttgtggatGGGTGTTTTGGATTAAAATTGTTCAATGTTCAAATTGTATCATGTGATCAttagttcattgttagttaattgGTCAGGCAGTGtcataaatgaacattacagGAGTCTTGGTGTCACATTTTAGGTGAACACTCTGGCATAGTTGACTCCATTAAAGTGCATGTGCATATTGACAGCAAGCCTTACATTGtgcttaatttaaatgtaattctaACATAATGTTATCGCATGTCATGTGTATTTTCCCCAGAGTGATCCAGAGACTTTGTTGAAATGTCTGACGATGTGTGCTGAGTTGTTCAAGCAAATGAACATCAAGAGAGGAATCTGCCCTACCATGAATGCTCTGATAGAGTCACTGGTACTATACTCATTCATAAAAGCACTCACATTAATAACCATTTCCTGCTTTTCTGCAGTATAGGAAAAACCTGGGTCTGTATGGCGCTTTTATCACAAGCCATTTTGGTTACTGAACTTTGTACACAAATTAGTGCAGTGCTTAACTGGAGCTGCAGCTAAGAGAATATAATTTTAAAGTGCTTTTTCATTCCTAGATATTGCCAAGTGTTTCCAACCCTAACCCTGCTGTGCGTAACATGGCTGTCATCTGTTTGGGAACTGCCGCTCTCCACAGTAAAGACCTCGCCAACACACACCTTGTGCTGCTCTTGCAGGTATTTAAAACACTTGTGTTAAAGATGACCGAATTCACTTCGTCTTGGAAGCTTGgagattatttttttgtgtgtgttttagatcACACAGCTAGACGAGCCTAAAATCAGGATCAGTGCTCTCCGAGCTCTCATTGACCAGCTCCTGCTCAATGGCCTTAACATCCTGCAAGACAAGCCTACTCCTATCTCCCAGGCACTTGACTCACCTGACTCACCAGACAACAGTAACGGACAACCTGACCAACAAACTGAAGAGGAGAGTACCGTCCAGAGCATTCTGAAGATGCTTTCAGAATTCCTTGATAGTGAGGTACTGCATATCCATTATTTTAGGCATTTtcatatgttaaaggtacactattgGAACTTAGGCCTCGCTATCACCAGTAAAATGTAACCCAACagctgaaaatataaattattattagaaGCCTATTGTAATAAAGggactaagaaaaaaaaaaaaaagttttgtactTGAACAAAAGTGAAATTGACAGATTacatttgtaattttgttgcaccttttaaagtcggcatgaaaagAATGTTCAGTTTTGACTTGAAATTGCTGTTAACAGCCTTATGTGAGTGAACTGTTaacattacagttttattcACATGTTGAATCAATGCAGAAATTTTCTGCCAACTCCTTGAGCTGGCAACTTGCTGGAGCTGATTGGCAGGCATTTTGACAATGTGCCCTGTTTATACATGATGTCCAGATGGTGTAAATGTACTGCAAATTGTACCAAATGAAAcctatttgacatttttcagaTCTGTGAGCTCCGCACAGAGACGGCAGAGGGTCTGGCCAAGTTGATGTACTGTGGGAGAATCCTAAGTCCAAAGCTGCTGTCCCGTTTGGTGCTATTGTGGTACAATCCTGTAACGGAGGATGACCAAAGACTACGGCATTGCCTGGGGGTATTCTTACAGCTATATGCCCGGGCCAGCAGGTATACATGTAGGGAGATCCTCCCTCGCTTGCACTCAAAGCATttacgtgattttttttttttttttttctttttttttctcagtttaatTAAAGGTGTAGTTAACCCAAACTCGCCCTCGTTTATTTTAAACACACgtgactttcattcatctttgaaacacaagtgaacattaatgaaacctgagagatttcagTCCCTATATTGAAAATCCATTCCACCAAAACTTTAATGTTTCAAAAGGGTCATAAAGagataaaagtaatccatatgaattgagatGTTTAAAACAAGTCATACGAAGAAACAGGATCACTTTAGCCTTTTATTCGCATATAAACAGTAATCAACGTGCACACATAGAACACATCaaatatcagaatttaaatttttgggtgaactagggTTGTGCCGATACACAATGCCAATGATGATAGCCAGAGATATTGCCGATGGCAATATTACCAAGACTATAATTGGCTCGTTCTCCTattcatgtattttattattattattattattataaggctagtattattattaaattaatattagaaCCTACAATTCATTTGCCTTCCCTAATTTCATAACATCACCACATAACCACACTTGTGACATCATTGAGGAAATGTTCTCATCTCGTGTTGAAGTACTGTCAAAATGCTGCATCTGTAATAGCATGAGAGGATATGTGTCTGTAAATTTCCTGCTGACATGTTGAAATACTCCTCAGTATTTAATGAGTAATTTAATGACTAAAaattaccccccccccccccccccccccccccccccccccacacacgaTAATATCACGTATCGCCGATCTCACAGGCTGACGATAGGACGATATGAAAATGGATCATATCGCCCAACACTagagctaaccctttaatgtaataTGTATGTCTGAATTATTATAATGCTGCCATTCCATTAAAGACTGTTGTAACAGCACAGCCAGATATTTACAGTTCTTGTAATTGTTGTACACTAGAGCAAATCAAGAGTGTGTGGAGGAGAGTTTTCTGCCAACCATGAGAACTCTGTTCAATGCTCCTGTGACCTCTCCATTGTCTGAGGTAGACACATCCAATGTGGCTGAACTGTTTGTTGAACTAACACGACCCAGCGCTCTTGTGCAACCTGCTGCCATACAGGTACTCTTAAACTTACATGCACACTTACAGAAATAACAGTAATGGGTTTTGTTCAAAGCACTTTAATATGTTGATATTATGTAAATGATCAAACATCTCTTTTGCAGGCTGTGTCTGTGCATGACTCCCTGGCAGTGCGTGTTTGTAATGAGATTTTGAGGGACGTTTCTGCTCCTGAGGTGCGTCTCTACTGTAAAACTCTCAGCTGGCTGGAGATTAACACTGAACCTGGACCTACCAACAACGAATTGCAACTACTGTTAAAAGACATTTTACAGGTATTGCTGTAGTTATGTCTCTTTAGTGAACATGTAAATGGTTGGAGAGCAGCATTGGATAAAcgcaaaaaaacaacagtttaAGCAGAAATGGTTGAGAAATGAACGACAGTCTAACTGTAGGGTTTTTCATTAATGTACACAATTATTTATGATCCATCAAGTGATCACTGTCTCTCCGTCTTGTGTGTGTTACAGGAAGTGAAAGATAAGTACTGTACAAGGGTTATTGAGAAGCTTCGTAACCAACTAAATGGGGATCGTTGTTCCAAATCAGCCAGTAACCAGGACACAACTTTGCTTAACTTGGATGACAATACTGGAGGTACTAGCAAGCAAGCTAACCATTCTGTCACTAGGTTCAGAAATGTATCATGGCTaaggggcaaaaaaaaaatgtccccttAGTGAAGATTTAattagtatatttttatttatccgTCTAACATTGTTCTAAGTCCTGTCTAGTTTAATATATGTAAGGGTTGATGGTTGACCTAATATTAGTTTTTCAGTTGATtcagttaaaatatttaaaagtacaCTGTAACTTTTGGCCCACAAGCGGTtgaacaaaactgcatgcattttgcagaagaacattgttttgataAAATATGGTTCTTTcttataactaaaaaaaaaaaaaaagttttttttgttttttaggatTACTGCTCAAAAACATACTCTACTATGTTTTAAGAGAGCCAGTTTACATGGAAAggatcttaaagggatagttcacctcaaaattaacatttaatcaccctcaagttgttctgaACCTGCAagaatttcttctgctgaacacaaaagatgataatTTGACAGTTGATGGGCTTTATTGActtcaaacagttgatgggcccccattgactttcatactatggaagtcaatggggccctttaactgtttggttactgacattcttcaaaatatcatcttctgtgttcagcagtagaaattcatacagttttggaataacttgaggacgttactgtagctatacccattaatagacatggtacttccttgaaaataaattccagcacagcgctacagtaaccataataaaatggCCCTTCACAATatataatgctttacaataggGCTGCCCCCgattaaagatttttctagtcgactattAGTCCATTTATTTTAGCCATTAGTCAAATAATTGcacttttatattaatttaattacagtactTCAGATTTAGTTTTAGAATTTTTATAGAAGATCAAATTTAAAAACCTAGTTTAACTAGTTCTAGTTATCTAGTTCTCGCCATGAATATAGAGGTAGCTTTACAGTACTTTACagtacttaaaaatatactgatGAGAATACTAAACCAATACTAAGAATACGGAGCGTTTAATATATATAGGCTGAATGAATgcctgaatgaatgaatgaatttttatAGCGCTTTACAATCATATTGGGGGTCTCTCCTCAACTACCAccagtgtgcagcatccacttggATGATACGACGGTAGCCACAGTACATCGGCGCCAGTGCgctcaccacacaccagctgcaggtggagaggagagagagtgatagaGCCAATTCAGTGGATGGGGAGGCAATGATTAGTTAGGCTGGTGGAGGGAATTTGGCCAGGACACCAGGGTTACACCTACTCTTTTTACGAGAAGTgccatgggatttttttttaaagaccagAGTCAGGTTTAATGTCTCATCCGAAGGATGGTGCTTTTTACAGTATAGTGTTCCCATCACTAAAATGGGGCGTTAGGACCAACACAGACCACAGGTCACCCCCTGCCAGCCTCACTAACACCttttccagcagcaacctagttttcccaggaggtcccccatccaggtactaaccaggctcaaccctgcttagcttcagtgggcaacaaGTCTtggtagggctgcacgattaatcgtatttTAATCGCGATAACGATATCTGCTTCTCTCGATTGATTGCTTCAGTGAAAGTGTCACACAGCCAGTCCAGGGTGtccgcggggcattaaaaagcattaaaagtcattaaatggattttgcgaaaattaaggccttaaatggaattaaaaagcattacattttatttctacaggcattaaattttttagatagttttgaagaaaaataatactaccagtttattttgaataaaacataaataattaataactttgatttgctgtcacaaaatatgtacattggtgtgatacgcacacggaaccagtttggtaattgcctccggcCGGTGCAAAATTGCCGTAACGCCGTTTTGGACAGCGGCGCGCTTGGACCTGTAGACAGAAGGttgcatcagtgttgccaacttagcgccttttcagaccccttttgcgacttttttctaagaaagcgCGTTGTGACGAATATAGCGacttgttaacctgatctagCTTCCGAGACCCCCTGGTACTACCGCACGAGTGCGAGATCTTGCTTTCCAGCCGCAGACGCACCTCTCTGGTTCAGCAGCGCATTCAGTTGAGGATGTGTgctctgtcagagaacaaataaaatagatactattgcttctaacctgagtgatcattttatgtgtacatatagccaaaatcacagcaaatgtctttatcttatgtgtatggtgattttgtcagacaacgtctcaattataaatcaggattttagtgctggtttaacatgtcagggctcgaACTTTACTTTCCCGACCGGACAAGGTCCTGattaataccaaaaaaaaaaaaagcaacttgAGAATCACCAAAACGCAAGtatgactgattttattacatttagtgttagtggcgatcgatagtggataataataggctgtataatgtACTGACGAGAACAAGGTTGCACTGTTGAGGCTCGCGCACCATCTCAAagagaaatggaaacatgagcgaaacgcacacaaaaagaaactcagttaaacatactgcggtaaaaattcaaaatgcagagtttttataacttgatacTGGTAAGCAAAACCACACAaccaagaatgctgttttcctaaataagctaccatcacgattaaaaacgtgacactgatttcatacaacagttcaattaacaagtagttaatattaagccacttttagaaggaacattgactgtttttgttctattttatcagcgaaaatagtttcaaacaaagatcacagcagaaccaaaGCGCAACACTCggccgattcgttcaaaacgctgaatcattcagtaacaaAAACAAGtccatttgaatgaatcgtttggATGAATcaatcaatgactcactcattaagacggttacttgctgccacctactggcggtttagtttcatttttaatagtataatatgaacgcaacacatttaattaagcattttcctcccataaagCTTAACGTCgtttaatgtactaagacagtgacattaaaaTACCAAACTTATTAAAcactatactaataaagcatactatacagaaaaattggtttgtgcagaatttgatcttttaatatcacttagtaTAGGCTACATTAAGTGACATTAAGCTTTTTCTTtaacggttttctatgggaggaaaacactTTACGTGTAATTAAACacattgcgttcatattctgggctcatctgctttgctGTACAGTATGGTTTATTATGATGTTTATGGAGTTTGGTCTTTTAacatcactgtcttagtacattaagccacgttaagcattttagaatgtcccgtcgctgggactttttttttatttatttttttatatatatatatatatatataatatatatatatatataatcaaagaGCATCGTTCTTGCTTTAGGAATTTGCAGGGTAATCTGAATCTGTGGTTTGTCTCATTTGCAAATgaattgtgttgctttaaaaATCTAATGTGAATACAGATTACAAAGCGTTCACCAAAaccatgtgttttgtattgatttaccATCTAACGAAGTTATCATAGTTGGTTAAATGAAGTCGGTGTGCCACCTACAGGCCTTTTGGGTGAAGTGTATGTTGGTAAAGAACGTGCAAAATGACCATAACTACATTACCCTTTTTGATAgaataatcatgattaataatcgtgattataattttgagcaaaataatcgttatcagtttaaccattatcgtgcagccctagctacagggtgatatggctgtaATATAAACTATTCCTTGCTCAAGCGCACTAATTTATtagtcaatttatttattatttattagtgtTTTCTGAGTCCATATTGGCTGCAAAGAGGTTGACAATGCTACTTCTCCATCTCCGCAGTAAAGTGAATGCGCCTATAGAGAGAAATGCAcctttcatatggattacataagcAGCAAGTATTTCTTTTCAATagatttgtttaaaagtagacatttcaagctttctatagatatttctcatgtctgtgcggcctatatgctgagtttcgttttttttttggtgacgCACTGCAGTTCAGGAAGACGGAGACGGCAGAAAGTGCAtccttgtttgttttcttttttacaaagaCACAAGgttttcttgttattgtgagtttacacacaTAAAAGTAACTttacagtttcgaatgatgtattactcttatctgtatgatcaaaaatggagtattttaagttgtttctgctGTTATCAGAAAAAATGCAAGCGATCGTGCCCACGCCTCCATGTCATACAGGAAGCGTGCTGATACTTCAGCTTCcacactccgcacaaacacttggatatgcgccTAGTAATAGtacacatttatctaggttaacgttagagcGAGCAGCAATGTAAAGTTGCTGCttgcatgtttcaaatgataagccatgtTTGAGGTTGATGAATGATAGGCAAACAGTCGGATTTCCTGCCCcacatactgtaattaccacaaagAGCCGCCATTAAAGATCTGTCCTTCacgttattatttttttattagttttctaTTAGGGGCAGCCCTActttgccatatgtagctctctattgaacagataaattacAATGGACTCCGttaaataccttactcaccttttgattaataaaaactgcatccgttttacaacatttcaaatccctcaaaACAGTTCTCGC
This window encodes:
- the ncapg gene encoding condensin complex subunit 3 isoform X2 → MSGDADIEIEEAFRRAQKAHNNKAKLVASLKTRYDKLEEKTEFHEEFIRCLKYAMIIYTREPAVENVIDFVTKFAASFEMPVNEEAEEEEEENDDDDNEFLNFLFNFLLESHGASSHAVRFRVCQLVNKLLGSLSENAQIDDDLCDRIHEAMLVRVTDKYPNVRIQAALAMARLQDPNDSNCPTIKAYILLLENDSNPEVRRAVLSCIAPSAATLPKIYKRTRDVKEKVRKLAYQVLAEKVHIRALSIAQRVSLLHEGLSDSADSVKEVIKTHLLPAWLRLLQGDVLQLLHRLDVENCAETAVTTLHAIFSMATSSDELLQNGIRLDERKLITVDSLTCENVLYWRALCEFVKSRGDEGEELLEKLLPEAAIFAEYLYSYLKSISQLSEEQRADMTQLEMVMTQEFVGQQLILLVGCLDTSEEGGRKRMVAVLQEILVMPNTPTSLIGLLVEKLIGILRDDAQKIQMVAEIISDVREPILPISEPVDENEKRRKQVRLAEVRVQIMEAKQTLEECINCQDFSRAAELKDSISQLEELKNQLALEASQLAENIKEQRVEKSDPETLLKCLTMCAELFKQMNIKRGICPTMNALIESLILPSVSNPNPAVRNMAVICLGTAALHSKDLANTHLVLLLQITQLDEPKIRISALRALIDQLLLNGLNILQDKPTPISQALDSPDSPDNSNGQPDQQTEEESTVQSILKMLSEFLDSEICELRTETAEGLAKLMYCGRILSPKLLSRLVLLWYNPVTEDDQRLRHCLGVFLQLYARASRANQECVEESFLPTMRTLFNAPVTSPLSEVDTSNVAELFVELTRPSALVQPAAIQAVSVHDSLAVRVCNEILRDVSAPEVRLYCKTLSWLEINTEPGPTNNELQLLLKDILQEVKDKYCTRVIEKLRNQLNGDRCSKSASNQDTTLLNLDDNTGEVVNKDETKPKRAKRGQKKASTAKNGKKTSKAELSSDESDEENVPEVPLSVRPSRRAKMAALDKTKQDLTALMNQEANGS
- the ncapg gene encoding condensin complex subunit 3 isoform X1 codes for the protein MGGGKISNINMSGDADIEIEEAFRRAQKAHNNKAKLVASLKTRYDKLEEKTEFHEEFIRCLKYAMIIYTREPAVENVIDFVTKFAASFEMPVNEEAEEEEEENDDDDNEFLNFLFNFLLESHGASSHAVRFRVCQLVNKLLGSLSENAQIDDDLCDRIHEAMLVRVTDKYPNVRIQAALAMARLQDPNDSNCPTIKAYILLLENDSNPEVRRAVLSCIAPSAATLPKIYKRTRDVKEKVRKLAYQVLAEKVHIRALSIAQRVSLLHEGLSDSADSVKEVIKTHLLPAWLRLLQGDVLQLLHRLDVENCAETAVTTLHAIFSMATSSDELLQNGIRLDERKLITVDSLTCENVLYWRALCEFVKSRGDEGEELLEKLLPEAAIFAEYLYSYLKSISQLSEEQRADMTQLEMVMTQEFVGQQLILLVGCLDTSEEGGRKRMVAVLQEILVMPNTPTSLIGLLVEKLIGILRDDAQKIQMVAEIISDVREPILPISEPVDENEKRRKQVRLAEVRVQIMEAKQTLEECINCQDFSRAAELKDSISQLEELKNQLALEASQLAENIKEQRVEKSDPETLLKCLTMCAELFKQMNIKRGICPTMNALIESLILPSVSNPNPAVRNMAVICLGTAALHSKDLANTHLVLLLQITQLDEPKIRISALRALIDQLLLNGLNILQDKPTPISQALDSPDSPDNSNGQPDQQTEEESTVQSILKMLSEFLDSEICELRTETAEGLAKLMYCGRILSPKLLSRLVLLWYNPVTEDDQRLRHCLGVFLQLYARASRANQECVEESFLPTMRTLFNAPVTSPLSEVDTSNVAELFVELTRPSALVQPAAIQAVSVHDSLAVRVCNEILRDVSAPEVRLYCKTLSWLEINTEPGPTNNELQLLLKDILQEVKDKYCTRVIEKLRNQLNGDRCSKSASNQDTTLLNLDDNTGEVVNKDETKPKRAKRGQKKASTAKNGKKTSKAELSSDESDEENVPEVPLSVRPSRRAKMAALDKTKQDLTALMNQEANGS